One segment of Proteus appendicitidis DNA contains the following:
- the rarD gene encoding EamA family transporter RarD, with translation MLAQSGAVLAIFSYILWGITPLFYRLLPGAQPLEMLAQRLIWSIPLLLLVRLFIKNRTRWRAVLQDKRSVFMCLFSSMAMAVSWCTFTYALTHQQVLEASLGYFINPLFSILLGVIFLKEKLNPAEKWAVTLICAGVGYQLWMYGELPVLAIMMGGAFAVYGLIRKFIRFDVITSLFMETLWLLPLAIAATIWLLITEKSALPSADNLTRFYYILTAPVTILPLLFFTAAVKRTTLTVIGLAQYIEPTIQFLLAVFLFHEAFDEVKGVSFSLIWLGLLCCILALIRKRLNYLKIQKGKRSQTM, from the coding sequence ATGTTGGCTCAATCGGGCGCGGTATTAGCCATTTTTTCTTATATTCTTTGGGGAATAACCCCTCTGTTTTATCGGCTGTTACCCGGAGCGCAGCCATTAGAAATGCTGGCTCAGCGTTTGATCTGGTCTATCCCTCTTTTATTACTCGTCCGACTCTTTATTAAAAATAGAACACGATGGCGCGCTGTTTTACAAGATAAGCGCTCTGTTTTTATGTGTCTATTTAGCTCAATGGCTATGGCCGTTTCTTGGTGTACATTTACCTATGCATTAACTCATCAACAAGTATTAGAAGCGAGCTTGGGGTATTTTATTAATCCACTTTTCTCAATTTTATTAGGCGTCATATTTCTTAAAGAAAAGCTGAATCCAGCAGAAAAATGGGCTGTTACCTTAATTTGTGCCGGTGTGGGCTATCAATTGTGGATGTACGGTGAATTACCCGTACTCGCTATCATGATGGGGGGCGCATTTGCTGTATATGGCTTGATCCGTAAGTTTATTCGTTTTGATGTGATCACGTCTTTGTTTATGGAAACACTTTGGTTGCTGCCATTAGCCATAGCTGCCACTATTTGGCTGTTGATTACAGAGAAAAGCGCACTACCTTCTGCAGATAATCTGACTCGTTTTTATTATATTCTAACAGCTCCGGTCACTATACTGCCGTTATTGTTTTTTACCGCCGCAGTTAAGAGAACAACATTAACTGTCATCGGATTAGCTCAATATATTGAACCAACCATTCAATTTTTACTGGCTGTTTTCTTATTCCATGAAGCTTTTGATGAAGTAAAAGGCGTGAGTTTCTCACTGATTTGGTTAGGGCTTTTATGTTGTATCTTAGCACTTATCCGCAAACGCCTTAATTATCTAAAAATTCAAAAAGGAAAACGTAGCCAAACGATGTAA
- the purT gene encoding formate-dependent phosphoribosylglycinamide formyltransferase: MTVLGTALTASATKVMLLGAGELGKEVAIECQRLGIEVIAVDRYLNAPAMHVAHRHHVVNMLDSDALKQVIKQERPDFIVPEIEAIATTLLVELEQAGQKVVPCARAVKLTMDREGIRRLASETLHLPTSNYQFVDDEVSFKKAALEIGFPCIVKPVMSSSGKGQSVIRSESDLSHAWTYSQEGGRAGKGRVIVEKMIPFDFEITLLTIHAVDGIHFCAPIGHRQEKGDYRESWQPQKMSDIALAKAQHIASKVVENLGGYGLFGVELFVQGDEVFFNEVSPRPHDTGLVTLISQDLSEFALHVRAFLGYPIGGIRQLGPCASAVILPALYSTNIVYSGIEKALKANRQIRLFAKPEIAGTRRLGVVLAHADTIKHALDEATAGAKAIIASDAPK, translated from the coding sequence ATGACAGTGCTGGGTACGGCTCTTACGGCAAGTGCAACAAAAGTGATGTTATTGGGTGCCGGTGAATTAGGCAAAGAAGTTGCGATAGAATGCCAACGCTTAGGAATTGAAGTGATTGCCGTTGATCGCTATCTCAATGCTCCTGCTATGCATGTTGCTCATCGTCATCATGTTGTAAATATGCTTGATAGCGATGCATTAAAGCAAGTTATTAAACAAGAGCGACCTGATTTTATCGTTCCTGAAATTGAGGCTATTGCAACAACGTTACTGGTTGAATTAGAGCAAGCGGGGCAAAAAGTGGTTCCTTGCGCCCGTGCTGTAAAACTAACAATGGATAGAGAAGGTATTCGTCGTTTAGCCTCGGAAACACTGCATTTACCTACATCGAACTATCAATTTGTTGATGATGAAGTGAGCTTTAAAAAAGCAGCACTAGAAATAGGCTTCCCTTGTATTGTAAAACCTGTCATGAGCTCATCCGGAAAAGGGCAAAGTGTTATTCGTAGTGAAAGCGATTTATCACACGCTTGGACTTATTCTCAAGAAGGTGGGAGAGCGGGAAAAGGGCGCGTGATCGTTGAGAAAATGATCCCGTTTGATTTTGAGATAACGTTACTGACTATTCATGCTGTTGATGGTATCCATTTTTGCGCCCCTATTGGTCATCGACAAGAGAAAGGAGATTACCGTGAATCATGGCAACCTCAAAAAATGAGTGATATCGCGCTTGCCAAAGCACAGCATATTGCGAGTAAAGTGGTTGAGAACTTAGGAGGCTATGGTTTATTCGGTGTTGAGTTATTTGTTCAAGGTGATGAGGTATTCTTTAATGAAGTCTCACCTCGCCCTCATGATACAGGATTGGTGACACTAATTTCTCAAGACTTATCAGAGTTTGCGCTTCATGTGCGTGCTTTTTTAGGCTATCCCATTGGTGGAATTCGCCAATTAGGTCCTTGCGCATCAGCGGTTATTTTACCGGCGCTTTATAGTACAAATATCGTATATTCTGGTATTGAAAAAGCGTTGAAGGCAAATCGTCAAATTCGCCTTTTCGCTAAGCCTGAAATTGCTGGCACTCGCCGTTTAGGTGTGGTGCTTGCTCATGCTGATACAATAAAACATGCATTGGATGAAGCAACAGCAGGTGCCAAGGCTATTATTGCCAGTGACGCCCCAAAATAA
- a CDS encoding glycoside hydrolase family 32 protein, which produces MKHRLEQSTKALNTLIEKRGNKFYPQFHLAAPAGWLNDPNGLIYHDGLYHAFYQHHPYSQDWGPMHWGHATSADMIHWQHQPIALAPGDDYDKSGCFSGSAISHEGKLYLFYTGHNWLAAEGDDSQIYEAQCVAVSEDGIHFEKKGIVLEPPKGYMHFRDPKVWYQEGKWWMVVGARDEKDQGQVLLFSSETLFEEGQQWNNDYTVLGKTDDKNVYMWECPDFFPISQENEFAIVFSPQGKRAEGYQYRNLFQSGALIGQWSPNQPFKPQGHFIELDNGHDYYAPQSFMTPDGRRVSMGWMDMWNSPMPSKSEFWSGCFTLPREITFDKSKNRLRMIPVKEVESLRQEKQTIQPLTLSNQSIELINNTAAIELDLTLSLDSHAEKFGLWLGEGLELFVDNQSHRLVLNRHYPQHNMSGARSIPLPEGCELNLRIFIDRSSIEIFVNKGEFTFSSRYYAQQDAQTLRLFAMNGDATLIDGQYWQLNSIY; this is translated from the coding sequence ATGAAACACCGCTTAGAACAATCAACAAAAGCCTTAAATACCTTGATTGAAAAACGAGGCAATAAATTTTATCCCCAGTTTCATTTGGCAGCACCTGCGGGCTGGTTAAATGATCCTAATGGTCTTATTTATCATGATGGTTTATATCATGCCTTCTATCAGCACCATCCTTATTCTCAAGATTGGGGACCAATGCATTGGGGACATGCCACAAGTGCCGACATGATCCACTGGCAGCACCAACCTATTGCGTTAGCGCCGGGAGATGACTACGACAAAAGTGGTTGTTTCTCAGGATCAGCTATTAGCCATGAAGGTAAACTCTATCTTTTCTATACCGGACACAACTGGTTAGCTGCTGAAGGAGATGATAGTCAAATCTATGAAGCGCAATGTGTTGCTGTTAGTGAAGATGGTATTCATTTTGAGAAAAAAGGGATCGTTTTAGAACCCCCTAAAGGTTATATGCATTTTCGTGATCCTAAAGTTTGGTATCAAGAAGGCAAATGGTGGATGGTTGTGGGCGCTCGTGATGAAAAAGATCAAGGACAAGTCCTACTCTTCTCTAGCGAAACCTTATTTGAGGAAGGGCAGCAGTGGAATAACGATTACACTGTTTTAGGAAAAACGGATGATAAAAATGTCTATATGTGGGAGTGCCCTGATTTCTTTCCTATCAGCCAAGAAAACGAATTTGCGATCGTCTTCTCACCACAAGGTAAACGAGCCGAAGGCTATCAATATCGCAACCTCTTTCAATCAGGTGCATTAATTGGCCAGTGGTCGCCAAATCAACCTTTTAAACCACAAGGGCATTTTATTGAACTTGATAATGGGCATGACTATTATGCGCCACAATCATTTATGACACCTGATGGTCGTCGCGTTTCAATGGGATGGATGGATATGTGGAATTCGCCAATGCCTTCGAAATCTGAATTTTGGTCTGGCTGTTTTACACTCCCTCGTGAAATCACATTTGATAAATCGAAAAATCGCTTACGCATGATCCCCGTTAAAGAAGTCGAATCATTGCGCCAAGAAAAACAGACTATTCAACCATTAACACTCAGTAATCAATCTATCGAGCTAATAAATAATACTGCCGCTATCGAACTCGACTTAACGTTATCTTTAGACAGTCATGCTGAAAAATTTGGTTTATGGCTAGGTGAAGGGCTAGAGCTATTTGTTGATAATCAATCACATCGTTTAGTTCTTAACCGCCATTATCCTCAGCACAATATGAGTGGTGCTAGAAGTATTCCATTACCTGAAGGTTGTGAATTGAATTTACGTATTTTCATTGATCGTTCATCAATTGAAATCTTTGTAAACAAAGGTGAATTCACCTTTAGCAGCCGATATTATGCTCAACAAGATGCTCAAACTTTACGTCTTTTTGCCATGAATGGTGATGCAACACTGATTGATGGTCAATATTGGCAGCTAAATAGTATTTACTGA
- a CDS encoding lysophospholipid acyltransferase family protein, with translation MKNGKLALDAKVVSSVLVSICRFLTGIRAKQTSPIAKDIPCIYYANHSSHLDGLVIWSCLAPNIRPYVHPVAAEDYWNKNRLRRYLSRRIFRAILIPRHAAKMNFPPEENSCEESVEQPANDAASSTPNKANALALMQNILDQGDSLIIFPEGTRGNGESIQDFKAGLWHLSRKNPDVQLVPIYLENLNRVLPKGSRLVVPVICSAIFGAPIGATHENESKQEFLVRAKSALEELHNGTY, from the coding sequence ATGAAAAATGGAAAACTTGCTTTAGATGCAAAAGTGGTATCATCCGTCTTAGTCTCTATTTGTCGATTCTTAACAGGTATTCGCGCTAAACAAACCTCCCCTATTGCAAAAGATATACCTTGTATTTATTACGCTAACCATTCAAGTCATCTTGATGGCTTAGTTATTTGGTCTTGTCTTGCACCCAATATTCGCCCTTATGTTCATCCCGTTGCCGCTGAAGATTATTGGAACAAAAACCGCTTACGCCGTTATTTATCTCGTCGTATCTTTAGAGCCATTCTTATTCCTCGTCATGCTGCCAAAATGAATTTTCCACCAGAGGAAAATTCTTGCGAAGAGAGCGTAGAACAACCTGCGAATGACGCTGCATCATCAACACCAAATAAAGCCAATGCACTTGCTCTGATGCAAAATATTTTAGACCAAGGGGATTCTTTAATTATTTTTCCTGAGGGTACTCGAGGCAACGGCGAATCTATTCAAGATTTTAAAGCGGGTCTTTGGCATCTCTCTCGTAAAAATCCGGATGTGCAATTAGTCCCTATTTATCTGGAAAACTTAAATAGAGTTCTTCCTAAAGGCTCTCGCTTAGTTGTTCCTGTTATTTGCAGTGCAATTTTTGGCGCCCCTATTGGAGCCACTCATGAAAATGAAAGTAAACAAGAGTTTCTGGTAAGAGCAAAAAGTGCGTTAGAGGAGCTACACAATGGAACGTATTAA
- a CDS encoding LacI family DNA-binding transcriptional regulator: protein MASLKDVARLASVSLMTVSRAINNPELLKPETLKQVQNAIDQLNYVPDYSARKIRGQGTKVSSIGVLAIDTATTPFSVEMILSIEQTAREFGWSSFVVNLTAQDCYENAIWQLLAQRPDGIIYTTMGLREITVHEKLLDKNLVLANCLDKTHAFPTYIPDDYHGQYFAMKKVIEKGYRRPLCFYIPEESVAGPIRRKAVEDAWQEAGLPLADLQQYTMMFGDEHYRDVIEILKKHCVHQKADFDILICGNDRIAFLAYQVLLSMGLRIPEQVAVLGYDNMIGTGELFYPPLTTVQLPHYELGKEATLHIIQERNHRNTVHVPCQLVERESI, encoded by the coding sequence ATGGCGTCACTGAAAGATGTAGCTCGACTTGCATCCGTTTCTTTGATGACAGTCTCAAGAGCGATTAATAACCCTGAGTTATTAAAACCAGAAACACTGAAACAAGTCCAAAATGCGATTGATCAACTTAACTATGTTCCAGATTATTCTGCACGAAAAATTCGTGGTCAAGGAACAAAGGTATCCTCAATTGGTGTTCTGGCAATTGATACTGCAACGACACCATTTTCTGTGGAAATGATTTTATCGATAGAACAAACCGCCAGAGAATTTGGTTGGAGTTCATTTGTTGTTAATTTGACTGCACAAGATTGTTATGAAAATGCCATTTGGCAACTTTTGGCTCAACGCCCAGATGGTATTATTTATACCACGATGGGGTTGCGTGAAATCACCGTACATGAAAAGCTGCTTGATAAGAATTTAGTGTTAGCAAACTGCTTGGATAAAACGCACGCTTTTCCAACTTATATTCCCGATGACTATCATGGGCAGTATTTTGCGATGAAAAAAGTTATCGAGAAAGGGTATCGCCGCCCTTTGTGCTTTTATATACCTGAAGAATCTGTTGCAGGTCCTATTCGTCGTAAAGCCGTTGAAGATGCTTGGCAAGAGGCTGGATTGCCATTGGCAGATCTACAACAATATACGATGATGTTTGGAGATGAACACTATCGTGATGTGATTGAAATATTGAAAAAGCATTGTGTTCATCAAAAAGCTGACTTCGATATTCTCATTTGTGGTAATGACCGTATTGCATTTTTAGCTTACCAAGTTTTACTTTCTATGGGGTTACGTATTCCAGAGCAAGTAGCTGTTTTGGGATACGATAATATGATTGGTACAGGAGAGTTGTTTTATCCACCATTAACGACGGTACAACTCCCTCATTATGAATTAGGTAAAGAAGCAACGTTGCATATTATTCAAGAGCGAAACCATAGAAATACCGTACATGTACCTTGTCAATTAGTTGAACGTGAGTCTATTTAA
- a CDS encoding aminoimidazole riboside kinase: protein MKVWSLGDAVVDLIPLQNMQYEACAGGAPVNVAAGVAKLGQQSGFIGRVGEDAFGHFMQKTLFDLGVDTRTMEFDEFHRTSTVLVSLQENGERDFTFLVAESADQFLTEKSLPAFEKDILHFCSLALVNPICRSTLDCAIKNIKESGSLLSFDINLRPQMWRDHEEMREIIDNYAHKADILKLSEDELTWMTQEVTLNNALKKLEDYPARLKVITQGSKGCLVLTPNTQVAFSAFIVECIDTTGAGDAFMSGLLAALAEYGFAEDEQYLSKIVTQAAACGALATTQKGAIAAAPSRKKLHDFVQQQPPLHVREIF from the coding sequence ATGAAAGTCTGGTCTTTAGGTGACGCTGTTGTTGACTTGATCCCATTGCAAAACATGCAATATGAAGCATGTGCTGGTGGTGCGCCAGTCAATGTTGCTGCGGGCGTTGCTAAGCTTGGTCAACAAAGTGGTTTTATTGGACGTGTCGGTGAAGATGCGTTCGGCCATTTTATGCAAAAAACATTGTTTGATCTGGGCGTTGATACTCGGACAATGGAATTTGATGAATTTCATCGTACCAGTACTGTTCTTGTCTCTTTACAAGAAAATGGTGAGCGTGATTTTACTTTTTTAGTTGCTGAGTCTGCTGATCAATTTTTAACAGAAAAATCTTTACCTGCGTTTGAAAAAGATATTTTGCATTTTTGCTCTTTAGCATTAGTGAATCCCATTTGTCGCTCGACCTTAGATTGTGCAATCAAAAATATTAAAGAAAGCGGTTCACTACTGAGTTTTGATATTAATTTACGTCCTCAAATGTGGCGTGATCATGAGGAAATGCGCGAAATTATCGATAATTATGCGCATAAAGCTGACATTTTAAAATTATCAGAAGATGAGCTTACGTGGATGACACAAGAAGTGACATTGAATAATGCACTTAAAAAATTAGAAGATTATCCCGCTCGTTTAAAAGTGATCACCCAAGGCTCTAAAGGTTGTTTAGTTTTAACGCCAAATACGCAAGTCGCATTTAGTGCCTTTATCGTTGAATGTATTGATACAACAGGTGCTGGCGATGCCTTTATGTCAGGTCTGTTAGCTGCGCTTGCTGAATATGGTTTTGCTGAAGATGAACAATATTTATCAAAAATAGTAACGCAAGCAGCTGCTTGTGGCGCTTTAGCCACCACTCAAAAAGGGGCGATAGCAGCGGCACCAAGTCGTAAAAAATTACATGATTTTGTTCAGCAGCAACCGCCTTTACATGTTAGGGAGATTTTCTAA
- a CDS encoding substrate-binding domain-containing protein, whose amino-acid sequence MTFSLFAAGSLKTTLPAFIEHHQQKTGEKWALTFGPAGLLRQRIEQGETCHLFLSADESNAKQLIDKGFALQYAPFIANQLCITARYTAVNKEDNWLSVLSNTALKLAISTPKADPSGDYSWQLFDNIAQINPQLSQALKMRALSLVGGKHSLIIPQGRMAAHYLIATHQADAFIGYQHYQAQLSQFPELKIFDIPKPFNVTAHYCATLIHSQAYSLYQEI is encoded by the coding sequence ATGACGTTTTCCCTTTTTGCAGCAGGTAGCTTAAAAACGACACTACCTGCTTTTATTGAGCATCATCAGCAAAAAACAGGTGAAAAGTGGGCGCTTACATTTGGACCTGCTGGACTTTTGCGTCAACGGATTGAACAAGGGGAAACCTGTCATTTGTTTCTTTCAGCGGATGAAAGTAATGCAAAGCAATTAATTGATAAAGGTTTCGCTCTACAATATGCCCCTTTTATTGCCAATCAGCTTTGCATTACCGCTCGTTATACTGCTGTAAATAAAGAAGATAACTGGCTTAGTGTATTATCAAATACCGCATTAAAATTAGCGATATCTACTCCTAAAGCAGATCCATCAGGGGATTATAGTTGGCAACTATTTGATAATATTGCGCAAATTAATCCACAGTTAAGTCAGGCATTAAAAATGCGAGCGCTTTCTTTGGTTGGAGGTAAGCATTCACTTATTATTCCTCAAGGTAGGATGGCTGCACACTATTTAATTGCCACACATCAAGCAGACGCATTTATTGGTTATCAGCACTACCAAGCACAATTAAGCCAATTTCCTGAATTAAAGATATTCGATATTCCAAAGCCTTTTAATGTTACCGCACACTATTGTGCAACACTTATTCATTCTCAGGCTTATAGTTTATATCAGGAGATATAA
- a CDS encoding CDP-alcohol phosphatidyltransferase family protein, giving the protein MNAQDKNRRPIKARQTNWATKCSRYLQQKGATPNGISVFSVVFALLAGFSLFCALFYTSGLLRSILLILGAIMIQGRLICNLLDGMVAVEGGMKSPVGAVYNELPDRIADTLIILGVGYGLSSDFSMAITLGWVGAFFAVMTAYVRVLGGACGLDQQFTGPMAKQHRMALLTSVAVVAAFIPNLWGIWLFFISLWIIILGSMLTTIFRTRRILRDLAQGV; this is encoded by the coding sequence ATGAACGCTCAAGATAAAAACCGCCGCCCAATAAAAGCAAGACAAACAAACTGGGCCACAAAGTGCAGCCGCTACTTACAACAAAAAGGGGCAACGCCTAACGGTATTTCCGTGTTTAGTGTCGTATTTGCATTACTGGCAGGCTTCTCACTCTTTTGTGCCCTCTTTTATACATCTGGATTATTACGCTCAATTTTACTGATCCTTGGCGCTATCATGATCCAAGGTCGCCTCATTTGTAATTTACTCGATGGTATGGTTGCCGTAGAAGGAGGCATGAAAAGCCCTGTAGGGGCTGTCTATAATGAATTACCAGACAGAATTGCCGATACTTTAATTATTTTGGGTGTCGGCTATGGGCTATCTTCTGACTTTTCTATGGCCATTACCTTGGGCTGGGTGGGTGCTTTTTTTGCAGTAATGACCGCTTATGTTCGTGTATTAGGTGGTGCTTGTGGGCTAGATCAACAATTTACAGGTCCCATGGCAAAACAACACCGAATGGCATTATTAACCTCTGTTGCTGTTGTTGCTGCATTTATTCCCAATCTTTGGGGAATATGGCTCTTTTTTATTTCATTATGGATTATTATTTTAGGTTCAATGCTGACCACAATTTTCAGAACCCGTCGAATTTTACGGGATTTAGCACAAGGTGTCTGA
- a CDS encoding ABC transporter substrate-binding protein, giving the protein MKALLQHCLLGIGLLSLSSFSYADRQIVDQIGRTVTIPDKVERTVVLQHQTLNLLVQLDATDKVVGVMSNWKQQLGDGYAQLAPSLEKTPKVGDLTSFDAESLVKLQPQVVFVTNYAPKEMIDKISALGIPVVAISLRKESNDDKSKLNPTLQNEEQAYNEGLKEGILLIGDIVNKSENAQALVNDTFKQREQVSQRLQNIPKEQRVRAYMANPDLTTYGSGKYTGLMMEHAGAFNVAASTVKGYKQVSLEQIIDWNPEVIFIQDRYPQVVDEIKQDARWQVISAVKNNRIYLMPEYAKAWGYPMPEAMAIGELWMAKKLYPEKFSDIDMQKAANDWYQKFYRTQYQGKE; this is encoded by the coding sequence ATGAAAGCATTATTACAGCACTGTTTATTAGGTATTGGCTTACTCTCCCTCTCTTCTTTTTCTTATGCAGATAGACAAATCGTAGACCAAATTGGTCGCACCGTTACCATTCCAGACAAAGTAGAAAGAACGGTGGTTTTACAACATCAAACACTAAACTTACTGGTTCAACTTGATGCAACGGATAAAGTTGTTGGAGTGATGTCCAACTGGAAGCAACAACTTGGTGATGGGTATGCACAATTAGCACCATCGCTAGAAAAAACACCTAAAGTTGGCGATCTCACCAGTTTTGATGCTGAAAGCTTAGTCAAACTGCAACCTCAAGTCGTCTTTGTCACCAATTATGCCCCTAAAGAGATGATTGATAAGATTTCTGCATTGGGTATTCCTGTTGTTGCAATTTCATTACGTAAAGAGAGTAACGACGATAAATCAAAGCTTAATCCAACATTACAAAACGAAGAACAGGCTTATAACGAAGGGCTAAAAGAAGGGATTTTATTGATTGGTGATATCGTCAATAAATCAGAAAATGCACAAGCATTAGTTAACGATACCTTTAAACAGCGTGAGCAAGTTAGTCAGCGCTTACAAAATATCCCCAAAGAACAACGCGTCCGTGCCTATATGGCCAATCCTGACTTAACCACTTATGGCTCTGGCAAATACACCGGGCTTATGATGGAACATGCAGGTGCTTTCAACGTCGCAGCGTCAACAGTTAAAGGGTATAAACAAGTTTCTCTTGAACAAATTATTGATTGGAACCCTGAAGTTATCTTTATCCAAGACAGATACCCTCAAGTTGTTGATGAAATCAAACAAGATGCTCGTTGGCAAGTGATTAGTGCAGTTAAAAATAACCGAATTTATTTAATGCCTGAATATGCAAAAGCATGGGGTTATCCAATGCCAGAAGCCATGGCAATCGGTGAATTGTGGATGGCAAAAAAACTCTATCCTGAAAAATTTAGCGATATTGATATGCAAAAAGCCGCTAATGATTGGTATCAAAAATTCTATCGCACTCAATATCAAGGGAAGGAATAG
- a CDS encoding phosphatidate cytidylyltransferase, whose protein sequence is MERINNEVIWIFIGLFSFLIIASIIGAILAAVKGPTSTITNLNSRINAWWVMCIIAGVAIGIGAIGSVVLFTIISWLALRELITLTPTHRGDHEALFWCFFVILPIQYILVGVQWYNLMAVFIPVYAFLLIPTRMALSGDTHHFLERMAKVQWSVMIAIYCLSYAPALLMLPIEGFEGRNINLLLFLMIVVQVSDVLQYVFGKLFGKHPIVPKLSPNKTVEGFFGGIISASLIGMMLWWATPFSWWAAFLLSLVITLAGFAGGLCMSAIKRDSGVKDFGTMIEGHGGMMDRMDSLCFAAPIFFHVIRYFYV, encoded by the coding sequence ATGGAACGTATTAATAACGAAGTTATCTGGATCTTTATCGGGCTCTTCTCTTTCTTAATTATCGCCAGCATTATTGGTGCTATTTTAGCGGCAGTAAAAGGTCCTACATCCACTATTACGAATCTTAATTCAAGGATCAACGCGTGGTGGGTAATGTGTATTATTGCAGGTGTTGCCATAGGGATTGGAGCAATAGGTTCTGTTGTCCTCTTTACTATTATCTCATGGCTTGCATTACGCGAGCTGATTACCTTAACACCCACACATCGTGGTGATCATGAAGCGCTATTCTGGTGTTTCTTCGTTATATTGCCTATCCAATACATTCTTGTTGGTGTGCAATGGTACAACTTAATGGCGGTATTTATTCCAGTTTACGCCTTCTTATTAATACCAACTCGTATGGCACTTTCAGGTGATACTCACCACTTCTTAGAACGTATGGCAAAAGTGCAATGGAGCGTGATGATAGCAATTTATTGCCTAAGTTACGCACCCGCACTTTTAATGTTGCCAATTGAAGGTTTCGAAGGTCGTAATATCAATTTACTGCTATTCCTAATGATTGTGGTGCAAGTTTCTGATGTTCTTCAATATGTGTTTGGTAAATTATTTGGCAAACATCCTATCGTGCCTAAATTAAGTCCAAATAAAACAGTGGAAGGTTTTTTTGGTGGCATTATCTCCGCCAGCCTTATTGGCATGATGTTGTGGTGGGCAACACCTTTCTCATGGTGGGCCGCATTTTTACTCTCTTTAGTCATTACATTGGCGGGTTTTGCGGGTGGTTTATGTATGTCTGCAATCAAAAGAGACAGCGGCGTAAAAGATTTTGGTACGATGATCGAAGGTCATGGTGGCATGATGGATAGAATGGATTCCCTCTGCTTTGCAGCACCTATTTTCTTCCATGTTATTCGCTATTTTTACGTTTAA
- a CDS encoding response regulator transcription factor: protein MESIIHLITFEDDSTKVQLKAVLSSLAANVKTYSNEQAFLKYYFSSTKGAHKECIIINTKSSAAPSIALIKELNKLRNIIPVIIISGDSSIESCRSAFKSGAFEYLTRPLNVNELLNIVSESFLHYESEVEQFRTYISLKDKFGKLSNREKEVMEMILEGNTSKEAAEKLSLSPRTVEVHRSNMYTKLKIRSLPQLVQEYDFFKKYDLRAN from the coding sequence ATGGAATCAATAATCCACTTAATCACTTTTGAAGATGACAGTACAAAAGTTCAACTTAAAGCCGTTCTTTCTTCTTTAGCGGCTAATGTGAAAACCTATTCAAATGAACAGGCTTTCTTGAAATACTATTTTTCATCAACAAAAGGAGCACATAAAGAGTGCATCATAATTAATACAAAAAGTAGTGCAGCACCATCAATTGCACTGATTAAAGAACTCAACAAATTGAGAAACATCATTCCTGTTATTATTATTTCTGGGGATAGTTCCATTGAGAGTTGTCGTAGCGCATTTAAATCAGGAGCTTTTGAATATTTAACTCGTCCTCTAAATGTGAATGAGCTTCTTAATATTGTCTCGGAATCTTTCTTACATTATGAAAGTGAAGTTGAGCAATTCCGAACATATATATCTCTAAAAGATAAATTTGGTAAGTTATCTAATAGAGAAAAAGAGGTTATGGAGATGATCCTTGAAGGAAATACGAGCAAAGAAGCAGCAGAAAAGCTTTCGTTATCGCCTCGTACAGTTGAAGTTCATCGTTCAAATATGTATACGAAATTGAAAATAAGATCACTACCACAATTAGTTCAAGAGTATGATTTCTTTAAGAAATATGACTTAAGAGCAAACTAA